Proteins from a genomic interval of Rhodothermus marinus:
- a CDS encoding Vgb family protein — MRVASYLFGGLLVMAAALWPPVEITEWEVPWPDTRPRDPYVDRDGRVWFVGQRGDYAAYLDPATGKFTRFDLPEGTGPHNLIVDESGFVWIAGNRAAYIGRLDPRTGEVKRYPMPDPAARDPHTLVFAPDGTIWFTVQGGNFVGHFNPADGSIRLFQVPTPRARPYGIVVDPSGRPWVAAFGTNKLLTVDPATMKLEEITLPRAEARPRRLARTSDGAIWYVDYAGGYLGRYDPASGNVQEWPVPGGEGARPYGMAVDDRDRLWFVETGPDPNRLVGFDPKTAEFFSITEIPSGGGAVRHMFFHAPTRTLWFGTDANTIARARLPE; from the coding sequence ATGCGTGTTGCCTCCTACCTCTTCGGCGGATTGCTGGTGATGGCCGCGGCGTTGTGGCCGCCCGTGGAAATCACCGAGTGGGAAGTGCCCTGGCCGGATACGCGGCCGCGCGATCCGTATGTGGATCGCGATGGGCGCGTCTGGTTCGTCGGCCAGCGCGGCGACTATGCGGCCTACCTGGATCCGGCGACCGGCAAGTTCACTCGCTTTGACCTGCCGGAAGGCACCGGTCCCCACAACCTGATCGTGGACGAGAGCGGGTTCGTCTGGATTGCCGGCAACCGGGCTGCCTACATCGGCCGGCTGGATCCCCGCACGGGCGAAGTGAAGCGCTACCCGATGCCCGATCCGGCTGCCCGCGATCCGCATACGCTGGTTTTTGCACCGGACGGCACCATCTGGTTCACGGTGCAGGGCGGCAATTTCGTGGGCCATTTCAATCCGGCCGACGGTTCCATTCGGCTGTTCCAGGTGCCCACGCCCCGGGCGCGGCCCTACGGCATCGTGGTTGATCCTTCGGGACGCCCATGGGTGGCAGCCTTTGGCACAAATAAGTTGCTGACGGTCGATCCGGCCACGATGAAGCTGGAAGAGATCACGCTGCCCCGCGCCGAGGCCCGGCCGCGTCGGCTGGCCCGCACCTCGGACGGAGCCATCTGGTACGTGGACTACGCCGGGGGCTATCTGGGCCGCTACGATCCGGCCAGCGGTAACGTGCAGGAATGGCCGGTGCCCGGCGGTGAAGGCGCCCGTCCCTACGGCATGGCCGTCGACGACCGGGACCGCCTCTGGTTTGTCGAAACGGGACCTGACCCCAATCGTCTGGTGGGCTTCGACCCGAAGACGGCCGAATTCTTCAGCATTACGGAAATTCCGAGCGGCGGTGGGGCCGTGCGGCACATGTTCTTCCATGCGCCCACGCGCACGCTCTGGTTCGGCACCGACGCCAACACGATCGCCCGCGCCCGGCTGCCGGAGTGA
- a CDS encoding choice-of-anchor V domain-containing protein, giving the protein MRPVAALTLVLAATAGWLGRYVDHPPLAHTGGFGEPTCQRCHFEYPLNEPGGRLTIQGLPDTCRSDTSYTLQLMLQHPEMLRAGFELAVRFADSGRQAGRLQPLDDRVWRDTLQGVWYAFHSPAGTELTAPGKAVWRLRWVPPDTIGRVVLHAVANAANDDASEFGDRIYQESADCLLHPR; this is encoded by the coding sequence ATGCGCCCCGTCGCTGCACTGACGCTGGTGCTGGCCGCCACAGCGGGGTGGTTGGGTCGCTACGTCGATCACCCCCCGCTGGCCCACACGGGCGGTTTTGGCGAACCGACCTGCCAGCGATGCCATTTCGAGTATCCCCTGAACGAACCCGGCGGCCGGCTGACGATCCAGGGCCTGCCCGACACGTGCCGGTCGGACACGAGCTACACGCTGCAACTCATGTTGCAGCACCCGGAAATGCTACGGGCAGGCTTTGAGCTGGCCGTGCGCTTTGCCGACAGCGGCCGCCAGGCGGGCCGCCTGCAACCCCTGGACGACCGCGTGTGGCGCGACACGCTGCAGGGCGTCTGGTATGCCTTCCACAGTCCGGCTGGAACCGAACTTACGGCGCCCGGCAAAGCCGTCTGGAGGCTTCGCTGGGTGCCGCCGGACACGATCGGCCGCGTCGTGCTGCATGCCGTCGCCAACGCTGCTAACGACGATGCTTCGGAGTTCGGCGACCGGATCTATCAGGAATCCGCGGACTGTTTGCTACATCCACGGTGA
- a CDS encoding DUF5916 domain-containing protein, giving the protein MCWLLFSLLFFQVVAFASSDTLRTPTLQATPLQQTLHLDGRLTEPDWQQAPVATDFRQLEPIEGAAPTFPTAVRVLYGPDALYIGAMLYDPEPHRIRRLLGRRDQFNQADWFGVAIDSYFDRKTAYVFAVNAAGVLADGLLTSGGGPRPGNGEPDLSWDAVWEAAVAVVDSGWSVEMRIPYAMLRFPQAEVLTWGISFRRDIARLSEVDEWPFIPRNIRSSGVVAYFARLENLRGLHPGRNLQITPYVVSNGTRLRQDDGQISSELDADAGLDLKLGLTSSLILDLTLNPDFGQVEVDPAVLNLTAFETVFEERRPFFTEGAQIFDFSYGREGRLFYSRRIGAAEPIIGAAKLSGRTEGGLSLGLLGATTGNDFQPEHHYLVGRLRQELGTYSTVGGMVTGLFRQRSGDDELRYSLAGGADWDLRFGGNTFRFGGHLSFSHRQVNGQDAPTGLATALRLERVQGVWTYGAGLDGFDNHFNVNEAGLLRRNNLVRFWMRLEHQFNNNRPFGPFQRADAFIFSWHQRSYREGLYMGSGFFMRAGALTRGFAELALRIRGDYLWGGYDLYEARGMGPIYQPRQFSIEGEYGSDTRRSLRLQPSFELELDEEGGRRLNTGLQLEWSALDWLDLRTELSLEQQHNLLRWASNESFARLPDGWAIGTESAAPDELAEADFTRLPSPGPLDELAARYDPYEGFSDRYYVAVFGRRDTRSLELSLRSTLTFSPMLSVQSFTQLLLARGRYTDPSLRLDKDTLLPFPDYPKRHEFVLNSFRVNVVLRWEYRPGSVLYLVWTHDRDAYDRADPFQPDSWYQGLTFPEQLRDTFRLFPNNAFTVKLTYLIFS; this is encoded by the coding sequence ATGTGCTGGTTATTGTTCAGCTTGCTGTTCTTTCAAGTCGTAGCTTTCGCATCATCCGACACGCTTCGAACACCAACCCTCCAGGCTACTCCGCTACAGCAGACATTGCATCTTGACGGTCGGCTGACCGAACCGGACTGGCAGCAGGCACCGGTCGCCACCGACTTCCGACAACTCGAACCCATCGAAGGTGCCGCGCCAACGTTTCCCACCGCCGTACGCGTGCTCTACGGCCCGGACGCGCTCTACATCGGGGCCATGCTCTACGACCCCGAACCCCATCGCATCCGCCGACTGCTCGGGCGTCGGGATCAGTTTAACCAGGCCGACTGGTTCGGCGTCGCGATCGACTCGTACTTCGACCGGAAAACGGCCTACGTCTTTGCCGTCAACGCCGCCGGCGTGCTGGCTGACGGGCTGCTCACCAGTGGCGGAGGGCCGCGCCCCGGGAATGGCGAACCGGATCTGTCCTGGGATGCGGTCTGGGAAGCGGCCGTCGCCGTGGTCGACTCGGGCTGGTCGGTCGAGATGCGTATTCCCTATGCTATGCTGCGTTTCCCGCAGGCCGAGGTGCTGACCTGGGGCATTTCGTTTCGCCGAGATATTGCCCGCCTGAGTGAGGTGGATGAATGGCCTTTCATTCCGCGCAACATCCGTTCCTCAGGCGTAGTCGCCTACTTCGCCCGGCTCGAAAACCTGCGCGGGCTTCACCCCGGCCGCAACCTTCAGATCACGCCTTACGTGGTTTCCAACGGTACCCGGCTTCGACAGGACGACGGACAGATCTCCTCCGAGCTGGACGCCGATGCGGGGCTTGATCTGAAGCTGGGACTGACGTCCAGCCTGATCCTTGACCTAACGCTCAACCCGGACTTCGGGCAGGTCGAAGTGGATCCGGCCGTGCTCAACCTGACCGCCTTCGAGACAGTCTTTGAAGAACGGCGGCCGTTTTTCACCGAAGGCGCCCAGATTTTCGACTTTTCCTACGGCCGCGAAGGCCGCCTTTTCTACAGCCGACGCATCGGCGCCGCCGAGCCCATCATCGGCGCAGCCAAACTTTCGGGCCGCACCGAAGGCGGGCTTTCGCTGGGATTGCTGGGCGCCACCACCGGCAACGACTTTCAACCTGAACACCATTACCTGGTTGGCCGCCTCCGACAGGAACTGGGCACCTACTCAACCGTCGGCGGCATGGTGACCGGGCTGTTTCGCCAGCGGTCGGGCGACGATGAGCTGCGCTACAGCCTGGCCGGCGGCGCGGACTGGGACCTGCGCTTCGGCGGCAACACGTTCCGCTTCGGCGGCCACCTGAGCTTTTCGCACCGCCAGGTGAACGGTCAGGACGCCCCGACCGGACTGGCCACCGCCCTGCGCCTGGAACGCGTGCAGGGCGTCTGGACCTATGGCGCCGGCCTGGACGGTTTTGACAACCATTTCAACGTCAACGAGGCCGGCCTGCTTCGGCGCAACAATCTGGTCCGCTTCTGGATGCGCCTGGAACACCAGTTCAACAACAACCGGCCCTTCGGGCCTTTCCAGCGGGCCGATGCCTTCATCTTCTCCTGGCACCAGCGCTCCTACCGCGAGGGCCTGTACATGGGCAGCGGCTTTTTCATGCGGGCAGGGGCACTGACCCGCGGCTTTGCCGAACTGGCGTTGCGTATCCGTGGCGACTACCTCTGGGGCGGCTACGATCTGTATGAAGCCCGCGGCATGGGTCCCATCTATCAGCCCCGACAGTTTTCCATCGAAGGTGAGTACGGGAGCGATACGCGCCGGAGCCTGCGCCTGCAACCTTCCTTTGAACTGGAGCTCGACGAAGAAGGCGGCCGCCGACTCAACACCGGCCTTCAACTGGAATGGAGCGCGCTTGACTGGCTGGATCTGCGCACCGAGCTGTCCCTCGAGCAGCAACACAACCTGCTGCGCTGGGCCTCCAACGAAAGCTTTGCCCGATTGCCGGATGGATGGGCCATCGGGACTGAAAGTGCTGCGCCTGACGAACTGGCCGAAGCTGACTTCACGCGGCTCCCGTCGCCAGGCCCCCTGGACGAACTGGCCGCCCGCTACGATCCGTACGAGGGCTTTTCCGATCGCTACTACGTGGCCGTCTTCGGCCGCCGCGACACGCGCTCGCTGGAGCTTTCCCTCCGCAGCACGCTGACCTTCTCCCCGATGCTCTCAGTGCAGAGTTTTACCCAGCTCCTGCTGGCACGTGGCCGCTACACCGATCCGTCGCTCCGACTCGACAAAGACACGCTGCTTCCCTTCCCCGACTACCCCAAACGGCACGAGTTCGTGCTCAACAGCTTCCGCGTCAATGTGGTGCTCCGCTGGGAGTATCGCCCCGGATCGGTGCTCTACCTGGTCTGGACCCACGACCGGGACGCCTACGACCGCGCCGATCCGTTCCAGCCGGATTCGTGGTATCAGGGACTGACCTTCCCGGAACAGCTACGCGACACGTTCCGGCTGTTCCCCAACAATGCGTTCACGGTCAAGCTGACCTACCTGATCTTCTCCTGA
- a CDS encoding ATP-dependent Clp protease adaptor ClpS, with amino-acid sequence MGQPNLLAETKPVGPAPEVDVEDAEETRLDAPWRVILYNDDIHTFDEVIFQLMKATGCSLPEAEALTWKVHTEGKAAVYEGSFEECFRVQGVLREIQLITEIQG; translated from the coding sequence ATGGGACAGCCGAACTTGCTGGCCGAGACGAAGCCGGTCGGTCCGGCACCTGAGGTGGACGTCGAAGATGCCGAGGAGACGCGACTGGACGCTCCCTGGCGCGTGATTCTCTACAACGACGACATTCACACGTTCGACGAGGTCATCTTTCAGCTCATGAAGGCCACGGGCTGCTCGCTTCCTGAGGCCGAGGCGCTGACCTGGAAGGTGCACACCGAGGGCAAGGCGGCCGTCTACGAGGGCTCGTTCGAGGAGTGCTTCCGCGTGCAGGGCGTGCTCCGCGAGATTCAGCTCATCACGGAGATTCAGGGTTGA
- the purS gene encoding phosphoribosylformylglycinamidine synthase subunit PurS: protein MFKAIVTVRLRPSILDPQGKAVHHALQNLGYDAVTQVRIGKVIDLWIRADSADEAERIAREAAEKLLANPVMEDFDVTVTPVETPAATG from the coding sequence ATGTTTAAGGCAATCGTAACCGTTCGCCTGCGGCCTTCCATCCTGGATCCTCAGGGGAAGGCCGTGCACCACGCGTTGCAGAACCTGGGCTACGACGCGGTGACCCAGGTACGCATCGGCAAGGTGATCGATCTGTGGATCAGGGCCGACTCGGCCGACGAGGCCGAGCGCATCGCCCGCGAGGCGGCCGAGAAACTTCTGGCCAATCCGGTCATGGAAGATTTCGACGTGACGGTCACGCCTGTGGAAACGCCCGCTGCTACCGGGTAA
- the pssA gene encoding CDP-diacylglycerol--serine O-phosphatidyltransferase has product MLRARRGYDRYGQKQRHFRARLRAYRAQRRLRRPIPRAAVPSFFTLMNLFSGFLAITQIHEGRFDYACWLIVLAGFFDMLDGMLARLTNGTSLFGVELDSLSDVVSFGVAPAYLVYAFNLHAYGTLGLIIASLPAVCGAVRLARFNVQFDGEKREYFLGLPIPAQAAALVALVLNAEGVDLLERLTPGDFPVLIPVVFVLSALMVTNIPFDAIPRPSLAYLRRHPWKSSAYGLALLLIIFLQQIGLLLVLAAYILHGIGRAIYNLVQAILNTPLEPASESSNPPLENRDV; this is encoded by the coding sequence ATGTTGCGGGCACGCCGGGGATACGATCGATATGGTCAGAAACAGCGCCATTTCCGGGCGCGACTGCGTGCCTACCGTGCGCAACGCCGGCTGCGCCGGCCCATTCCACGGGCGGCCGTCCCGTCGTTTTTTACGCTGATGAACCTGTTCAGCGGCTTTCTGGCCATCACCCAGATCCACGAAGGCCGCTTCGACTATGCCTGCTGGCTGATCGTGCTGGCGGGCTTTTTCGACATGCTCGACGGCATGCTGGCCCGGCTGACGAACGGCACCAGTCTGTTCGGGGTCGAGCTCGACTCGCTCAGCGACGTGGTGTCGTTCGGGGTAGCGCCGGCCTATCTGGTGTACGCCTTCAACCTGCACGCCTACGGCACGCTCGGACTGATCATCGCGTCGCTGCCGGCCGTCTGCGGGGCCGTCCGGCTGGCCCGTTTCAACGTCCAGTTCGACGGCGAAAAGCGGGAGTACTTCCTCGGGTTGCCCATCCCGGCACAGGCGGCGGCGCTGGTGGCGCTGGTCCTGAATGCCGAGGGGGTCGATCTGCTGGAGCGGCTGACGCCCGGCGACTTCCCGGTGCTGATCCCCGTCGTGTTCGTGCTCTCGGCCCTCATGGTCACGAACATCCCCTTCGACGCCATCCCGCGCCCCAGCCTGGCCTACCTGCGGCGTCATCCCTGGAAGTCGAGTGCCTACGGGCTGGCGCTGCTGTTGATCATCTTTTTGCAGCAGATTGGCTTGCTTCTGGTGCTGGCCGCGTATATCCTGCACGGCATCGGCCGCGCCATTTACAACCTGGTGCAGGCCATCCTGAACACTCCGCTGGAACCTGCTTCGGAATCGTCCAACCCACCCCTGGAAAATCGCGATGTTTAA
- a CDS encoding phosphatidylserine decarboxylase family protein: MLAPEGYPIIGGTVLAAVLLAAGAYYWLPGAWRVVGLLLAVLLLGFVLYFFRDPERHPPEGAGALLLAPADGKVVEIVDVDYEPVYLKGPARRLSIFLSPLDVHVNRVPADGVIELVRYIPGDYLVAWHPKASEKNERSEIGLRHPSGNRVLFKQIAGVLARRIVFHLKEGDTVRAGQRFGIVKFGSRMDVIVPPHIRFEVNVGDRVRAGETVLGRLVAKPEAEALGIDRLHNN, translated from the coding sequence ATGCTGGCACCCGAGGGCTATCCGATCATCGGCGGGACGGTACTGGCGGCCGTATTGCTGGCCGCCGGCGCCTACTACTGGTTGCCGGGGGCCTGGCGCGTCGTGGGCCTGCTGCTGGCGGTGCTACTGCTGGGCTTCGTGCTGTATTTCTTCCGCGATCCGGAAAGGCATCCGCCGGAAGGGGCCGGGGCATTGCTGCTGGCACCGGCCGACGGGAAGGTGGTAGAGATCGTCGACGTGGATTACGAGCCGGTGTATCTGAAGGGGCCGGCGCGGCGATTGTCGATCTTTCTCTCGCCACTGGACGTGCACGTCAATCGGGTGCCGGCCGACGGCGTGATCGAGCTGGTCCGCTACATTCCGGGCGACTATCTGGTGGCCTGGCACCCGAAGGCCAGCGAGAAAAACGAGCGTTCCGAGATCGGATTGCGCCATCCGAGCGGCAATCGGGTCCTCTTCAAGCAGATTGCCGGGGTGCTGGCCCGGCGCATCGTGTTTCATCTGAAAGAAGGCGATACGGTACGAGCCGGTCAGCGCTTCGGGATTGTCAAATTCGGCTCCCGTATGGACGTAATCGTGCCGCCGCATATCCGGTTCGAGGTAAACGTAGGGGATCGGGTACGGGCCGGCGAGACGGTACTGGGCCGACTGGTGGCAAAGCCGGAGGCCGAAGCTCTCGGAATAGATCGGCTGCACAACAATTGA
- the mtaB gene encoding tRNA (N(6)-L-threonylcarbamoyladenosine(37)-C(2))-methylthiotransferase MtaB — MPRVSFYTLGCKLNFAETSTLERDFLARHYEVVPFGEPADVTVINTCTVTAEAERQCRQIIRRAIRQNPNAFIIVTGCYAQLRPEEIARIEGVDVVLGAREKFHLFELIESFQKKEQTQVAVSCIDELQEFGPAFSSTERTRAFLKIQDGCDYVCSFCTIPKARGRSRSQPIEATVAQARQLAEMGFKEIVLTGVNIGLYGQEFGATLLDLLRELDRVEGIERYRISSIEPNLLTDEIIAFVAESRAFMPHFHMPLQSGDNFVLGKMRRRYRRELYAERVARIRELLPDAAIGVDVIVGFPAETPERFENTYRFLNELPVSYLHVFTYSERPGTAAVEQLERMGGQPVPKPERSRRNRMLQVLSHKKRHAFYRAHQGQVRPVLWESTEKHGLMYGYTDNYIRVQRPFDPERVGQIEPVRLGDFAPDGTLVAEDPAFIPLSC, encoded by the coding sequence ATGCCACGCGTTTCGTTCTACACGCTCGGCTGCAAACTGAATTTTGCGGAAACCAGCACGCTGGAGCGCGACTTCCTCGCGCGCCACTACGAAGTAGTGCCTTTCGGCGAGCCGGCCGACGTGACCGTCATCAACACCTGCACGGTCACGGCCGAGGCCGAACGCCAGTGTCGCCAGATCATCCGCCGGGCGATCCGCCAGAACCCGAACGCTTTCATCATCGTCACGGGTTGCTACGCCCAGCTTCGCCCCGAGGAGATCGCCCGCATCGAAGGCGTCGACGTCGTGCTGGGCGCCCGTGAAAAATTCCACCTCTTTGAGCTGATCGAAAGCTTCCAGAAAAAGGAGCAGACCCAGGTGGCGGTCTCCTGCATCGACGAGCTGCAGGAGTTCGGCCCCGCATTCTCCTCTACCGAGCGCACGCGTGCTTTTCTGAAGATTCAGGACGGGTGCGACTACGTCTGCTCGTTCTGCACGATTCCGAAGGCCCGCGGTCGCAGCCGCTCCCAGCCCATCGAGGCCACGGTGGCTCAGGCGCGGCAACTGGCCGAGATGGGCTTCAAGGAGATCGTGCTGACGGGCGTCAACATCGGTCTCTACGGCCAGGAGTTCGGTGCGACGCTGCTCGACCTGCTCCGGGAGCTGGACCGGGTGGAGGGCATCGAGCGCTACCGCATCTCGTCGATCGAGCCCAACCTGCTCACCGACGAAATCATCGCGTTCGTGGCCGAGTCACGCGCCTTCATGCCGCACTTCCACATGCCGCTGCAGAGCGGCGACAACTTCGTGCTGGGCAAGATGCGGCGGCGCTATCGCCGTGAGCTGTACGCCGAGCGCGTGGCCCGCATCCGGGAGCTGTTGCCCGATGCCGCCATCGGGGTCGACGTCATCGTGGGATTCCCGGCCGAGACGCCCGAGCGCTTCGAGAACACCTACCGCTTTCTGAACGAGTTGCCGGTCTCCTACCTGCACGTGTTCACCTACTCCGAGCGGCCCGGCACGGCGGCCGTCGAGCAGCTCGAGCGCATGGGCGGCCAGCCCGTCCCCAAACCTGAGCGCTCCCGCCGCAACCGCATGCTGCAAGTGCTCTCCCACAAGAAACGTCACGCATTCTACCGGGCGCACCAGGGTCAGGTGCGCCCCGTTCTCTGGGAAAGCACCGAAAAGCACGGGCTCATGTACGGCTATACCGACAACTACATCCGCGTGCAGCGACCCTTCGATCCCGAGCGCGTGGGCCAGATCGAACCGGTACGCCTGGGCGACTTCGCACCGGACGGCACGCTCGTGGCCGAAGACCCGGCGTTTATTCCCCTTTCCTGCTAA
- the hepT gene encoding type VII toxin-antitoxin system HepT family RNase toxin, with product MQEYLHRLEDALAELKRLRDQYTLGDLKRDRLLEWALRYGLLESIQIIIDISCHLVSRNNLGTPSSYGECITLLARGGYLSEELARKLQLMVGLRNLLVHEYATIDVERLYRHLDQLPDFVQFIESVQPYL from the coding sequence ATGCAGGAATACCTCCATCGTCTTGAAGACGCGCTGGCCGAGTTGAAGCGTTTGCGAGATCAATATACGCTGGGGGACCTGAAACGAGATCGCCTCCTGGAGTGGGCGCTTCGCTATGGACTGCTCGAAAGCATCCAGATCATCATCGACATCAGCTGCCACCTGGTCAGCCGTAATAATCTGGGTACGCCTTCCTCTTATGGCGAGTGTATTACTTTGCTGGCACGCGGAGGCTACTTGTCTGAAGAACTGGCACGCAAGCTCCAGTTAATGGTAGGATTGCGCAATCTGCTGGTGCATGAGTATGCCACTATCGACGTGGAGCGGCTGTACCGGCATCTCGATCAGCTTCCTGATTTTGTCCAGTTCATCGAATCGGTACAGCCCTACCTTTAG
- the mntA gene encoding type VII toxin-antitoxin system MntA family adenylyltransferase antitoxin, with amino-acid sequence MDPLLSDREALMARLRPVLEARPEVVFALLFGSVARGQATSLSDVDVGIYTEQPLDLPELGGLVNELEQVAGRPVDVVELREALKRQPLLAYEAVAHGKLIYCRDEDRWVDFKCRTFLTYFDTEPLRRMIRDAFLERLKKGQLAERRYAGIPPSS; translated from the coding sequence ATGGATCCGCTCCTGTCCGATCGCGAAGCGCTCATGGCGCGGCTCCGGCCGGTGCTGGAGGCGCGGCCGGAGGTGGTATTTGCGCTGCTATTCGGTTCGGTCGCGCGGGGACAGGCCACCTCGCTCAGTGATGTGGACGTGGGCATTTACACCGAACAACCGCTGGACTTGCCGGAGCTGGGTGGGCTGGTGAACGAACTGGAGCAGGTCGCAGGGCGGCCGGTGGACGTGGTGGAGCTTCGCGAAGCCCTGAAACGGCAGCCGCTGTTGGCTTACGAAGCGGTGGCGCACGGAAAGTTGATCTACTGCCGGGATGAAGACCGCTGGGTGGATTTCAAATGCAGAACATTCCTGACCTACTTCGACACGGAACCCCTTCGTCGCATGATTCGCGATGCTTTTCTGGAGCGCCTGAAAAAAGGTCAACTTGCAGAAAGACGATATGCAGGAATACCTCCATCGTCTTGA
- a CDS encoding nitroreductase family protein translates to MEMEVIEIKTAGVEPDVHELIRRRWSPRAFADRPVAPDVLRRVLAAARWAPSAYNEQPWRFIVARREDPEAFDRLLACLNEGNRRWAQRAPVLMLVLARRTFSHSGAPNSHAWYDTGQAVAYLTLQATALGLYVHQMAGILPDEARRRCAIPEEYDVVVALALGYLGDPAQLPEDLQARERSPRTRRPLTELVFEGRWGTPARFLMQEDGHAS, encoded by the coding sequence ATGGAGATGGAAGTAATTGAAATCAAAACGGCCGGGGTGGAGCCGGACGTGCACGAGCTGATCCGCAGACGCTGGAGTCCGCGCGCGTTTGCCGACCGGCCGGTAGCGCCTGACGTGCTCCGCCGCGTGCTGGCGGCCGCCCGCTGGGCACCCTCGGCCTACAACGAACAACCGTGGCGTTTCATCGTGGCGCGGCGTGAAGATCCGGAGGCGTTCGATCGGCTGCTGGCCTGCCTGAACGAAGGCAACCGACGCTGGGCGCAGCGGGCGCCCGTGCTGATGCTGGTACTGGCGCGGCGCACCTTCTCGCATAGCGGCGCGCCGAATTCGCACGCCTGGTACGATACCGGTCAGGCCGTGGCCTACCTGACGTTGCAGGCCACCGCGCTCGGACTCTACGTGCACCAGATGGCGGGCATTCTACCGGACGAAGCGCGCCGCCGCTGCGCCATTCCGGAGGAGTACGACGTGGTGGTCGCGCTGGCGCTGGGCTACCTGGGCGATCCGGCGCAGCTTCCCGAAGACCTGCAGGCGCGCGAGCGGAGCCCGCGCACGCGCCGGCCGCTGACCGAGCTGGTTTTCGAAGGCCGCTGGGGCACTCCGGCCCGCTTTCTGATGCAGGAAGACGGCCACGCCTCCTGA